The following proteins are encoded in a genomic region of Rattus rattus isolate New Zealand chromosome 2, Rrattus_CSIRO_v1, whole genome shotgun sequence:
- the LOC116892498 gene encoding zinc finger protein 235-like isoform X1, whose translation MEKLRKPCGPTVLAMCSRSPSSPSLLPRALPCLKEKRTMTKLQEAVTFRDVAVVFSKEEMGLLDAAQRTLYHDVMLENLRNLLAVVLSGGQSPSTMKTVDAPGVRCLSLGKLPCWHMTGHDANNLARAPEDVINTQEQGSHLPKRIHSPCRGGAEEPSQVSEDDDSVESLTSNHSSLSENQEFLSGRAQSSSSETHLSERHDLGKHCPQTPVKTKPQPLALGVDILSFISHQDNNTLHERDKVHSSGDCDEVICPLSQLTQDCDCTERKAYQCSQGQEAFNDSPSLELHQQTPLGKKSSVLSTHRDSRRSSSVPIQQSIHPGKKRYWCQECGKGFSHSSTLQTHQRVHTGEKPYCCDSCGKAFSRSSDLNIHRRVHTGERPYKCEVCGKGFTQWAHLQAHERIHTGEKPYKCGDCGKRFSCSSNLHTHQRVHTEEKPYKCDKCGKRFSLSGNLDIHQRVHTGEKPYKCEECGKGFSSASSFRGHQRVHTGEKPFVCNVCGKTFSRSSHFLDHQRVHTGEKPYRCVVCGKRFPWSLSLHSHQSVHTGEKPYKCEECGKGFSHASSLQAHQSVHTGEKPFKCNVCQKQFSKASNLQAHQRVHTGEKPYKCDTCGKAFSQKSSLQVHRRIHTGEKPFKCEECGKGFSWSAGLTAHQSVHTGEKPYTCQQCGKGFSQASYFHTHQRVHTGQRR comes from the exons ATGGagaagctgaggaagccatgtgGACCGACTGTCCTAGCAATGTGCTCACGAAGCCCTTCCTCCCCCAGCTTGCTTCCCAGAGCCCTGCCTTGTCTCAAAGAGAAGAGAACGATGACCAAGTTACAG GAGGCAGTGACGTTCAGGGATGTGGCTGTGGTCTTCAGTAAGGAGGAGATGGGGCTGCTGGACGCTGCCCAGAGAACGCTGTACCAcgatgtgatgctggagaaccTCAGGAACCTCCTGGCAGTGG TTCTTTCAGGAGGCCAGAGTCCAAGTACAATGAAGACAGTCGACGCACCAGGAGTAAGGTGCCTTTCACTGGGGAAGCTTCCATGTTGGCACATGACAGGCCATGATGCCAACAACCTGGCCAGAGCTCCAGAAGACGTAATAAACACTCAAGAACAGGGTTCTCACTTACCGAAGCGAATCCACTCCCCCTGCCGTGGGGGAGCGGAAGagccttctcaggtctctgaggaTGATGACTCTGTTGAGAGTCTCACAAGCAACCATTCCAGCCTTAGTGAAAATCAGGAATTTCTGTCTGGGAGAGCTCAGAGTTCTTCGAgtgaaacacatctcagtgagaGACATGACCTTGGGAAACACTGTCCTCAGACCCCGGTGAAAACCAAGCCACAGCCGTTGGCTCTGGGTGTTGACATTCTGAGTTTCATTTCCCATCAGGATAACAATACACTGCATGAAAGAGACAAAGTCCACAGCAGCGGTGACTGTGACGAAGTCATCTGTCCCCTGTCACAACTCACCCAGGATTGTGATTGCACAGAACGGAAGGCCTACCAGTGCAGCCAGGGCCAAGAAGCCTTCAATGACAGCCCTAGTCTGGAACTCCATCAACAGACCCCCTTAGGAAAGAAGTCTTCTGTACTTAGTACTCACAGGGACAGCAGGCGTAGCTCCAGTGTCCCCATTCAACAAAGCATTCATCCAGGAAAAAAACGCTACTGGTGTCAAGAGTGTGGCAAAGGTTTCAGTCACAGCTCAACCTTACAGACTCACCAGAGAGTGCACACGGGGGAGAAGCCCTACTGCTGCGACAGCTGTGGGAAGGCCTTCAGCCGCAGCTCAGATCTCAACATCCACCGCCGTGTGCACACCGGGGAGAGACCTTACAAGTGTGAGGTATGTGGGAAGGGCTTCACGCAGTGGGCACACCTCCAGGCCCACGAGAGaattcacacaggagagaagccatATAAGTGTGGAGACTGTGGCAAACGCTTCAGCTGTAGCTCGAACCTTCACACCCACCAGAGGGTCCACACGGAGGAGAAACCGTATAAGTGTGACAAGTGTGGGAAGCGCTTCAGCTTAAGTGGCAACCTAGACATCCATCAGCGGGTCCACACGGGAGAGAAGCCGTATAAATGTGAAGAGTGCGGGAAGGGTTTCAGTTCAGCCTCAAGCTTCCGAGGCCACCAGAGGGTCCATACAGGAGAGAAGCCATTTGTCTGTAATGTGTGTGGAAAGACCTTCAGTCGGAGTTCACATTTTCTAGATCACCAAAGAGTTCACACTGGGGAGAAACCATacaggtgtgttgtgtgtgggaaGCGCTTCCCCTGGAGCTTGAGCCTACACAGTCACCAGAGCgtccacacaggagagaaaccgtATAAATGTGAGGAGTGTGGGAAAGGCTTCAGTCATGCCTCGAGTCTGCAGGCTCATCAGAGTGTCCACACTGGCGAGAAGCCGTTCAAATGCAATGTTTGCCAGAAGCAGTTCAGCAAGGCCTCAAACCTCCAGGCCCACCAGAGAGTGCACACTGGGGAGAAGCCCTACAAATGCGACAcgtgtgggaaggccttcagcCAGAAGTCCAGTCTCCAAGTTCATCGGAGAAttcacactggggagaagccATTCAAGTGTGAGGAGTGTGGGAAGGGATTCAGCTGGAGTGCGGGGCTTACTGCTCACCAGAGCGTCCACACGGGAGAGAAACCCTACACGTGTCAGCAGTGTGGGAAGGGCTTCAGTCAGGCCTCCTATTTCCACACGCACCAGAGGGTCCACACCGGACAGAGACGCTAA
- the LOC116892498 gene encoding zinc finger protein 235-like isoform X2 has protein sequence MEKLRKPCGPTVLAMCSRSPSSPSLLPRALPCLKEKRTMTKLQEAVTFRDVAVVFSKEEMGLLDAAQRTLYHDVMLENLRNLLAVGGQSPSTMKTVDAPGVRCLSLGKLPCWHMTGHDANNLARAPEDVINTQEQGSHLPKRIHSPCRGGAEEPSQVSEDDDSVESLTSNHSSLSENQEFLSGRAQSSSSETHLSERHDLGKHCPQTPVKTKPQPLALGVDILSFISHQDNNTLHERDKVHSSGDCDEVICPLSQLTQDCDCTERKAYQCSQGQEAFNDSPSLELHQQTPLGKKSSVLSTHRDSRRSSSVPIQQSIHPGKKRYWCQECGKGFSHSSTLQTHQRVHTGEKPYCCDSCGKAFSRSSDLNIHRRVHTGERPYKCEVCGKGFTQWAHLQAHERIHTGEKPYKCGDCGKRFSCSSNLHTHQRVHTEEKPYKCDKCGKRFSLSGNLDIHQRVHTGEKPYKCEECGKGFSSASSFRGHQRVHTGEKPFVCNVCGKTFSRSSHFLDHQRVHTGEKPYRCVVCGKRFPWSLSLHSHQSVHTGEKPYKCEECGKGFSHASSLQAHQSVHTGEKPFKCNVCQKQFSKASNLQAHQRVHTGEKPYKCDTCGKAFSQKSSLQVHRRIHTGEKPFKCEECGKGFSWSAGLTAHQSVHTGEKPYTCQQCGKGFSQASYFHTHQRVHTGQRR, from the exons ATGGagaagctgaggaagccatgtgGACCGACTGTCCTAGCAATGTGCTCACGAAGCCCTTCCTCCCCCAGCTTGCTTCCCAGAGCCCTGCCTTGTCTCAAAGAGAAGAGAACGATGACCAAGTTACAG GAGGCAGTGACGTTCAGGGATGTGGCTGTGGTCTTCAGTAAGGAGGAGATGGGGCTGCTGGACGCTGCCCAGAGAACGCTGTACCAcgatgtgatgctggagaaccTCAGGAACCTCCTGGCAGTGG GAGGCCAGAGTCCAAGTACAATGAAGACAGTCGACGCACCAGGAGTAAGGTGCCTTTCACTGGGGAAGCTTCCATGTTGGCACATGACAGGCCATGATGCCAACAACCTGGCCAGAGCTCCAGAAGACGTAATAAACACTCAAGAACAGGGTTCTCACTTACCGAAGCGAATCCACTCCCCCTGCCGTGGGGGAGCGGAAGagccttctcaggtctctgaggaTGATGACTCTGTTGAGAGTCTCACAAGCAACCATTCCAGCCTTAGTGAAAATCAGGAATTTCTGTCTGGGAGAGCTCAGAGTTCTTCGAgtgaaacacatctcagtgagaGACATGACCTTGGGAAACACTGTCCTCAGACCCCGGTGAAAACCAAGCCACAGCCGTTGGCTCTGGGTGTTGACATTCTGAGTTTCATTTCCCATCAGGATAACAATACACTGCATGAAAGAGACAAAGTCCACAGCAGCGGTGACTGTGACGAAGTCATCTGTCCCCTGTCACAACTCACCCAGGATTGTGATTGCACAGAACGGAAGGCCTACCAGTGCAGCCAGGGCCAAGAAGCCTTCAATGACAGCCCTAGTCTGGAACTCCATCAACAGACCCCCTTAGGAAAGAAGTCTTCTGTACTTAGTACTCACAGGGACAGCAGGCGTAGCTCCAGTGTCCCCATTCAACAAAGCATTCATCCAGGAAAAAAACGCTACTGGTGTCAAGAGTGTGGCAAAGGTTTCAGTCACAGCTCAACCTTACAGACTCACCAGAGAGTGCACACGGGGGAGAAGCCCTACTGCTGCGACAGCTGTGGGAAGGCCTTCAGCCGCAGCTCAGATCTCAACATCCACCGCCGTGTGCACACCGGGGAGAGACCTTACAAGTGTGAGGTATGTGGGAAGGGCTTCACGCAGTGGGCACACCTCCAGGCCCACGAGAGaattcacacaggagagaagccatATAAGTGTGGAGACTGTGGCAAACGCTTCAGCTGTAGCTCGAACCTTCACACCCACCAGAGGGTCCACACGGAGGAGAAACCGTATAAGTGTGACAAGTGTGGGAAGCGCTTCAGCTTAAGTGGCAACCTAGACATCCATCAGCGGGTCCACACGGGAGAGAAGCCGTATAAATGTGAAGAGTGCGGGAAGGGTTTCAGTTCAGCCTCAAGCTTCCGAGGCCACCAGAGGGTCCATACAGGAGAGAAGCCATTTGTCTGTAATGTGTGTGGAAAGACCTTCAGTCGGAGTTCACATTTTCTAGATCACCAAAGAGTTCACACTGGGGAGAAACCATacaggtgtgttgtgtgtgggaaGCGCTTCCCCTGGAGCTTGAGCCTACACAGTCACCAGAGCgtccacacaggagagaaaccgtATAAATGTGAGGAGTGTGGGAAAGGCTTCAGTCATGCCTCGAGTCTGCAGGCTCATCAGAGTGTCCACACTGGCGAGAAGCCGTTCAAATGCAATGTTTGCCAGAAGCAGTTCAGCAAGGCCTCAAACCTCCAGGCCCACCAGAGAGTGCACACTGGGGAGAAGCCCTACAAATGCGACAcgtgtgggaaggccttcagcCAGAAGTCCAGTCTCCAAGTTCATCGGAGAAttcacactggggagaagccATTCAAGTGTGAGGAGTGTGGGAAGGGATTCAGCTGGAGTGCGGGGCTTACTGCTCACCAGAGCGTCCACACGGGAGAGAAACCCTACACGTGTCAGCAGTGTGGGAAGGGCTTCAGTCAGGCCTCCTATTTCCACACGCACCAGAGGGTCCACACCGGACAGAGACGCTAA